The sequence AAAGGTGCAGCTCTTTTAGCTAGTTTAGATAAAATTGGTTTGCGCCATGGTGATATGGATATTTTTCATCGCCACTTAGATAACAGCGGCACTGGTCCGGTGATTTTTAGTTTGGCTAACATGGTTAACCCTGGCACTTTTGATATTGATGCCATGGACCAGCTGGAAACCCGTGGCGTGAGCATATTTATGACTGTGCCATGTAAGGGCGAACCAACTAAAAACTTTGCCTTGATGTATAACGCAGCAATGACTTTGGCTAAAGACTTAGACGCGATCATGCTAGATGACCAGCGTAACCCTTTAACCAAGCAGACCGTTAATCACTATGAGCAACGGGTGCGTGAATACGAGCGTAAGCAACTGCTCGTAAACTAATAAATTGTGTGTATTTTTAAGCCTTTCCAAGACATGTATTTGGGAAGGCTTTTTTATTTGAAAGGTCTCTCATGGACAAGCCAGAACAACAAATTGAGCAGTTAAGAACTCAACTAGAGCAATACAATTACCAATATTACGTATTGGATGAACCCTCGGTTCCTGATGCAGAATATGACCGCTTATTTCGCGAATTGCAGCGCTTAGAAAAGCTGCATCCAGAGCTGCTGCGCAGCGACTCTCCTACTCAGCGCGTTAGCGGCACACCGCTCTCTGCCTTTGATCAAATTCAGCACGAAATGCCAATGCTGTCATTGGACAATGTATTCAGTGAAGAAGAGCTCAGCGCCTTTAATAAACGCCTGCAAGAGCGCTTAGTTACAGCAGATGAAATTAGCTATTGTGTTGAACCTAAATTAGATGGTTTGGCAGTGAGCATTCTTTACGTGGACGGTGTATTGCAGCAAGCGGCCACTCGAGGAGATGGCAGCACTGGTGAAAACGTCACCGAGAATGTGAAAACCATTCGCTCAATTCCACTGCGTTTACGAGGCGACAACTGGCCAGAAAGGCTAGAAGTGCGCGGCGAAATTTTCATGCCTAAGGCGGGTTTTGACAAGCTTAATCAGCTGGCCATCGAAAAGGGTGAAAAAGGCTTCGCCAACCCGCGCAACGCAGCGGCGGGAAGTTTGCGACAGTTAGACTCGCAAATAACCGCAACACGTCCTTTGGCGTTTTACGCATACTCCTTAGGTGTAGTGAGCCAGGAATTAAGTGATAGCCACTTCGCAAACCTACAAATCATTAAGTCCTTTGGTTTACCTGTTTGTCCTGAGATTAAGACGGTTGTAGGTAGCCAGGCATGTTTCGAGTATTTCCAAGCAATTGGTAACAAACGTAATACTTTGGCTTACGAAATTGATGGTGTGGTGTACAAGGTTGATTCTGTAGCCTTGCAGCAACAGCTGGGCTTTGTTGCGAGAGCACCGCGTTGGGCTACTTCGCATAAATACCCTGCTCAAGAAGAAATTACCCTATTGCGAGATGTTGAATTTCAGGTAGGGCGAACCGGAGCCATTACTCCTGTTGCTCGCTTGGAGCCGGTTTTTGTTGGTGGCGTAACCGTAAGTAATGCCACCTTGCACAACGCCGATGAAATTGAACGTTTAGCTGTGCGTATTGGTGACAGCGTAATTGTACGCCGAGCTGGCGATGTGATTCCGCAGGTAGCAGGGGTAATACTGGAGCGTCGTCCAGAAGATGCTAAAGAGATAGTATTTCCCGAAAGTTGCCCGGTGTGTGATAGCGCTATTGAGCGCATCGAAGGTGAAGCTGTAGCACGTTGTGTAGCAGGCTTGCGTTGTGGCGCACAGCGTAAAGAAGCGCTTAAACACTTTGTTGCCCGTAAAGCCTTAGATATAGATGGTATTGGCGACAAGCTGGTAGAGCAGTTGGTTGAAGCTGAGCTTCTGCAAACTCCTTTAGAACTGTTTCACCTCGCGCAGCAACGCGATGCCTTATTAGGCTTAGAGCGCATGGGCGAGAAGTCAGTAGATAAACTACTAGCAGGTATAGAAGCAGCGCGAGAAACTACTTTAGCGCGCTTTATTTATTCTTTAGGGATCCGCGAAGTAGGCGAAGCAACTGCTAGTAACCTTGCCCAACACTTTAAGAACTTACAGGCGATAGAAGACGCTAGCCTCGAGCAATTGCAAGATGTACCCGATGTGGGTGAAATTGTTGCTAAGCATCTGCGTTTCTTCTTCACTCAAGAGCAAAATGCAGAATTAGTCAATGCGCTGGCCGAACAACTCAGCTGGCCAGCAATAGAAGATAAGGTAGAAGAAGACTTAGCCATGAACGGCAAAGTGATTGTGCTTACCGGCACCTTAAACCAATTAGGGCGTAGCGAAGCGAAACAAGCCCTGCAAGCCTTGGGCGCTAAAGTAACTGGCAGCGTTTCTAAAAAAACCGACATTGTGATTGCCGGTGATGCTGCAGGCTCTAAACTGACCAAAGCCCAAGACTTAGGCATAGAAGTGTGGAACGAACAACAATTAGTTGATTTGCTGCAAAGCTAAGCTTAATTCTCCCACTACTATAGAGGCCCGCTAGATTACTAGCGGGCCTTTCTTGTTGAATAACCATTAAGGTCAACCGACCCTAGCAAAGCCTTTGATTTTGTTAAATGGCTTGCTATGCATGGATTCAGCTACGCTTAATCAACCACCATCAATAAAGTGATCCCTATGAGCCAATTTGATTCTTTGCTCCCACCTCAAATGGCAGAGCGCGCAGCCGACGTTGGAGTAAGTAAAGCCACCAAAGATCCGCTTAAAGCTTTTATGCTGGCACTTACTGCGGGTGCACACATCGGCATAGCCTTTGTTTTTTATACCACTGTCACCACTGGAGCTGGTGAGTACCCTTGGGGATTCACCCGCTTAATTGGCGGCATGGCATTTAGCTTAGGCCTGATTTTTGTGATTATTACCGGTGGTGAATTGTTTACCAGCTCTGTATTGACGCTGGTGGCAAGAGCTAGCGGTAAAATCTCATGGAAAAGCTTATGTGTTAACTGGTCTTTGGTTTACTTAGGTAACCTGGCGGGGGCTATTCTGTTGGTATCGCTAATGCTAATGACCAAGCAATATACCTTTGCAGAGGGGGAGGTTGGCATCAATACCATGCGGATTGCTCAACACAAGCTCCATCATGATTTCTTTCAAGCGGTTGCCTTGGGCATTATGTGCAATGTACTGGTATGTATCGCGGTGTGGATGACCTTTAGCGCCCGCAGCTTAACCGACAAAGTTATGGTTATGATTCTACCGGTAGCAATGTTTGTATCGGCCGGTTTTGAGCACTGTATCGCCAATATGTTTCAAGTACCTATGGCCATTGGCATTAAAAACCTTGCTGGCCCCGAGTTTTGGCAGGCTACTGGTTTAAGCCCCGCTGACTTTGCCGACCTCACTTTTGGCAACTTCTTCATCAATAATTTAATTCCAGTTACTCTTGGTAATATTATTGGTGGCGGGGTATTTGTGGGTTTAGGTTATTGGCTTATTTACCTACGAAAGCCCGATTAATCGCTGTTGTTGCATCGTTTAGGTGCGATTGTTCATCACTTAACTAAGCCTGTGGCTCGTCAATATTTGCTGTGCTTAACATGGTTGCAGCTTAGTTGTGCTAAGCATTGCTATATGAACCAAGAGTAAAGAGTGATTCCTCTGAATTTTTACCTCTTTTGGTGTATATTTTGCTTCGTTAATTCTTGAGTTTAGTTGTTGTACTTCGTGATTTAGGTTGTTTATGTCGGTTCTTTCCCCAAACAGTGTTTTTACTTCGCTTCAGCAAGATGGCCCCTTTTCGGTGAGCCGTGATGCCTTTGTGGCGCACCCATTTTCTACTAGCGTTCGCAGCTGGGTAAAACGCTTGCAGCAAGACAGCAATAATGTGTCTAAGTATCGCGCGCTGCGC comes from Agarivorans sp. Alg241-V36 and encodes:
- the ligA gene encoding NAD-dependent DNA ligase LigA; this encodes MDKPEQQIEQLRTQLEQYNYQYYVLDEPSVPDAEYDRLFRELQRLEKLHPELLRSDSPTQRVSGTPLSAFDQIQHEMPMLSLDNVFSEEELSAFNKRLQERLVTADEISYCVEPKLDGLAVSILYVDGVLQQAATRGDGSTGENVTENVKTIRSIPLRLRGDNWPERLEVRGEIFMPKAGFDKLNQLAIEKGEKGFANPRNAAAGSLRQLDSQITATRPLAFYAYSLGVVSQELSDSHFANLQIIKSFGLPVCPEIKTVVGSQACFEYFQAIGNKRNTLAYEIDGVVYKVDSVALQQQLGFVARAPRWATSHKYPAQEEITLLRDVEFQVGRTGAITPVARLEPVFVGGVTVSNATLHNADEIERLAVRIGDSVIVRRAGDVIPQVAGVILERRPEDAKEIVFPESCPVCDSAIERIEGEAVARCVAGLRCGAQRKEALKHFVARKALDIDGIGDKLVEQLVEAELLQTPLELFHLAQQRDALLGLERMGEKSVDKLLAGIEAARETTLARFIYSLGIREVGEATASNLAQHFKNLQAIEDASLEQLQDVPDVGEIVAKHLRFFFTQEQNAELVNALAEQLSWPAIEDKVEEDLAMNGKVIVLTGTLNQLGRSEAKQALQALGAKVTGSVSKKTDIVIAGDAAGSKLTKAQDLGIEVWNEQQLVDLLQS
- the focA gene encoding formate transporter FocA; its protein translation is MSQFDSLLPPQMAERAADVGVSKATKDPLKAFMLALTAGAHIGIAFVFYTTVTTGAGEYPWGFTRLIGGMAFSLGLIFVIITGGELFTSSVLTLVARASGKISWKSLCVNWSLVYLGNLAGAILLVSLMLMTKQYTFAEGEVGINTMRIAQHKLHHDFFQAVALGIMCNVLVCIAVWMTFSARSLTDKVMVMILPVAMFVSAGFEHCIANMFQVPMAIGIKNLAGPEFWQATGLSPADFADLTFGNFFINNLIPVTLGNIIGGGVFVGLGYWLIYLRKPD